A single region of the Selenomonas sp. oral taxon 920 genome encodes:
- a CDS encoding MotA/TolQ/ExbB proton channel family protein, which produces MSGFESAVHLFHSGGLVMYPLLILSLITIAIAVERFYYYRLNRKGSRVFFHGVYHAAVQKDFDTVDKLCKEFPSAIARIIESGMENASTETSMKSSFSDRMSMESINFRRYLDYLSAIVTIAPLLGLLGTVTGMIQTFSVLDAGGGAAAITGGVGEALVATASGLCVAIIAFCVYTYFSHQLDTIVTDTERLCATIVTAKKESWDA; this is translated from the coding sequence ATGTCAGGTTTTGAAAGCGCAGTCCACCTCTTTCACAGCGGAGGGCTGGTCATGTATCCCCTTTTGATTCTCTCGCTCATCACGATTGCGATTGCGGTGGAGCGGTTCTACTACTACCGTCTCAACCGCAAGGGTTCGCGCGTATTCTTCCACGGAGTCTATCACGCCGCCGTGCAGAAGGACTTTGACACAGTCGACAAGCTCTGCAAGGAATTCCCCTCCGCGATTGCCCGCATCATTGAAAGCGGTATGGAGAACGCATCCACGGAGACCTCGATGAAGAGCTCATTCTCCGACCGCATGTCGATGGAGTCGATCAACTTCCGCCGTTATCTCGACTATCTGAGCGCGATCGTCACGATCGCTCCGCTGCTTGGACTTCTCGGTACGGTCACAGGCATGATCCAGACATTCAGCGTGCTCGATGCGGGCGGCGGCGCAGCTGCGATTACGGGTGGTGTCGGTGAGGCACTTGTCGCTACTGCATCAGGTCTGTGCGTTGCGATCATTGCATTCTGTGTCTACACCTATTTCAGCCATCAGCTCGACACAATTGTGACAGATACGGAGCGTCTCTGTGCAACGATCGTCACGGCAAAGAAAGAAAGCTGGGATGCGTAA
- a CDS encoding PIN/TRAM domain-containing protein — MLFDRILRFFIVLIMAIVGGTLFELMIPTVSGCFSEPYWHVELGVLGLSLAGLLCILFGAILGGIIGYPLAPFFTGRLRRLSVWVEGQLGKMPTRDVIAGAIGLFIGLIIARLLGDAFSMIPIVGDYIPIVFSIVLGYLGVHIMVRKQEELAAVFDFIPRFLRDMSRMREARVPAQNPMPTAQEDRQYKLLDTSVIIDGRIADICETGFLEGTLLIPVFVLEELQHIADSPDSLKRVRGRRGLDILQKIRKESRMKVEVTEADFEDITEVDSKLLQLAQEIGGKIITNDFNLNKVAQLRGVPVLNINALSNAVKPVAIPGDLMTVQIVRPGKEHGQGLAYLDDGTMIVVDGGFRCMNEVVTVEVTSALQTAAGRMIFAKLTR, encoded by the coding sequence TTGTTATTTGATCGCATCTTACGTTTTTTTATTGTGCTCATCATGGCGATTGTGGGCGGAACACTCTTCGAACTCATGATTCCGACGGTGAGCGGCTGTTTCTCGGAACCATATTGGCATGTTGAACTCGGTGTGCTCGGACTCTCGCTTGCAGGACTTCTGTGCATTCTCTTCGGCGCAATTCTCGGCGGCATCATCGGTTACCCGCTGGCGCCGTTCTTTACGGGGCGTCTCCGACGACTTTCCGTTTGGGTGGAGGGACAGCTGGGCAAGATGCCGACACGCGATGTGATCGCAGGGGCAATCGGTCTTTTTATCGGACTTATCATTGCGCGCCTTCTGGGCGATGCGTTTTCTATGATCCCGATTGTCGGCGATTACATTCCCATCGTGTTCAGTATTGTGCTTGGCTATCTCGGCGTTCACATCATGGTGCGGAAACAGGAGGAGCTCGCAGCTGTATTTGACTTTATCCCGCGGTTTTTGCGCGATATGTCGCGCATGCGTGAGGCACGTGTTCCTGCGCAGAATCCAATGCCTACCGCGCAGGAGGATCGGCAGTACAAGCTGCTCGATACGAGCGTTATCATCGACGGGCGCATTGCGGACATCTGTGAGACGGGCTTTCTGGAGGGGACGCTTCTCATTCCGGTCTTTGTCCTCGAGGAGCTGCAGCACATTGCGGATTCGCCGGACTCCTTGAAGCGCGTGCGCGGGCGCCGTGGTCTTGACATTCTGCAGAAGATCCGCAAGGAATCGCGCATGAAGGTAGAGGTTACCGAGGCGGATTTCGAGGACATTACTGAGGTGGATTCGAAGCTGCTGCAGCTCGCACAGGAGATCGGCGGCAAGATCATCACGAATGATTTCAACCTGAACAAGGTGGCGCAGCTGCGCGGTGTTCCTGTGCTCAACATCAACGCGCTCTCGAACGCGGTGAAGCCGGTCGCCATTCCCGGTGATCTCATGACAGTGCAGATTGTCCGCCCGGGCAAGGAGCACGGACAGGGGCTTGCCTATCTCGATGACGGAACAATGATTGTTGTGGACGGTGGATTCCGCTGCATGAACGAGGTCGTGACCGTGGAGGTGACATCGGCGCTTCAGACGGCAGCAGGACGCATGATCTTTGCCAAGCTGACGCGTTGA
- a CDS encoding cell division protein ZapA — MAEEKKQPQRVVIEMFGQTYQLKTDEPERLKRLAAESDRRIKEMSKKVRSFDVQRIAALTVLQMVDDYEQLQRDYDELVQLLEEK, encoded by the coding sequence ATGGCAGAAGAAAAAAAGCAGCCCCAGCGGGTTGTGATTGAGATGTTTGGACAGACCTATCAGCTCAAGACGGATGAACCCGAGCGGCTCAAGCGGCTGGCGGCAGAGAGTGACCGCCGGATCAAGGAGATGTCGAAGAAGGTGCGCAGCTTCGATGTGCAGCGGATTGCTGCGCTCACGGTTCTGCAGATGGTGGACGACTACGAGCAGCTGCAGCGGGACTATGACGAGCTTGTGCAGCTGCTTGAGGAAAAATAA
- the thiT gene encoding energy-coupled thiamine transporter ThiT: protein MDTFIKSISELLAQPTSLFTLLAVLIFILGYLQMRRIHFTTSMLINVALMLALTIVLHQLRIFHMPQGGSITLGAMVPLLFLTYRYGAGIGCLSGFLYGMINLMQDAFILHPLQVLFDYPLPYMALALAAVLPGRFYAGAMLAFAGRFLCHYISGVVFFGSYAPPDTSPYLYSLVFNATYLIPEAIICLVLLRVLPVPRLLSAMDQRTPLYGAKLDALRNH from the coding sequence ATGGATACATTCATCAAGAGTATTTCGGAGCTGCTGGCACAACCGACCAGTCTATTCACCCTGCTCGCCGTGCTCATCTTCATCCTCGGTTATCTGCAGATGCGCCGCATCCACTTCACGACGAGCATGCTCATCAACGTTGCGCTGATGCTCGCACTGACCATTGTGCTCCATCAGCTGCGCATTTTCCATATGCCGCAGGGCGGCAGCATCACGCTCGGGGCGATGGTGCCGCTGCTCTTCCTCACTTACCGCTACGGCGCGGGCATCGGCTGTCTCTCAGGCTTCCTCTATGGGATGATCAATCTTATGCAGGACGCGTTTATCCTGCATCCCCTGCAGGTGCTCTTTGACTATCCGCTGCCCTATATGGCGCTTGCGCTCGCCGCAGTCCTCCCAGGGCGTTTTTATGCAGGCGCAATGCTCGCCTTTGCGGGACGGTTCCTCTGTCACTACATCTCAGGAGTTGTGTTCTTCGGCTCGTATGCACCGCCCGACACGTCGCCCTATCTCTACTCCCTCGTATTCAATGCGACCTATCTCATCCCCGAGGCAATCATCTGCCTTGTCCTCCTGCGTGTCCTGCCCGTACCGCGTCTCCTCAGCGCGATGGATCAGCGCACGCCGCTCTATGGGGCAAAGCTTGACGCATTAAGGAATCACTGA
- the ispF gene encoding 2-C-methyl-D-erythritol 2,4-cyclodiphosphate synthase, with the protein MTRFGIGYDVHRLVEGRKLILGGVEVPYEKGLLGHSDADVLLHAISDALLGAAALGDIGKHFPDTDERFRGADSGKLLAEAARLVRAEGYTIGNVDASIVAQAPKLQPYIQEMRENIARMIEISVGDINVKATTEERLGFTGSGEGMSAYAVAGIERV; encoded by the coding sequence ATGACGCGGTTCGGGATTGGCTACGATGTGCATCGGCTTGTGGAAGGGCGAAAGCTCATTCTCGGCGGTGTGGAAGTGCCGTATGAAAAGGGACTGCTTGGGCATTCGGATGCCGATGTGCTCCTGCATGCCATTTCTGACGCCCTGCTCGGCGCAGCGGCACTTGGTGATATTGGAAAGCATTTTCCTGATACGGATGAGCGTTTTCGCGGTGCGGACAGCGGCAAGCTTCTCGCGGAGGCGGCGCGTCTCGTGCGTGCGGAGGGCTATACCATCGGCAATGTGGATGCGAGCATCGTGGCGCAGGCACCGAAGCTTCAGCCGTATATTCAAGAGATGCGTGAGAATATCGCACGGATGATCGAGATATCTGTTGGTGATATCAACGTCAAGGCGACAACGGAAGAGCGGCTCGGATTTACGGGCAGCGGAGAAGGGATGTCTGCCTATGCCGTTGCCGGCATAGAGCGTGTGTAA
- a CDS encoding TatD family nuclease-associated radical SAM protein translates to MIVYATHAGGRYLPIEESLREQPEGKRAVYVNITNDCNCDCVFCLRSMKEMAKESSLWIERDPSTKEILAELDRLPWEYVSEVVCCGFGEPLIRLDAVLTVLRHVKELHPHIPTRVNTNGLGELEHGCEFAERFAGLLDTISISLNASNAERYLALTRSKFGISSYEAMLNFAEHCKPYVPNVVLTVVEKVENNEEIARCRKICIERGLTLRVRTYEDS, encoded by the coding sequence ATGATTGTATATGCGACACATGCAGGCGGGCGTTATCTTCCCATCGAGGAGAGTCTTCGGGAGCAGCCGGAGGGAAAGCGTGCCGTCTATGTTAACATTACGAATGACTGCAACTGTGACTGCGTTTTCTGTCTGCGCAGCATGAAGGAGATGGCAAAGGAATCCTCGCTGTGGATTGAGCGTGACCCATCGACCAAGGAGATCCTTGCGGAACTCGACCGTCTGCCGTGGGAATACGTGAGCGAGGTGGTCTGCTGCGGCTTTGGAGAGCCGCTCATTCGGCTCGATGCCGTACTTACCGTCCTGCGCCATGTGAAGGAGCTGCATCCACATATACCGACGCGCGTCAATACGAACGGACTCGGGGAGCTCGAGCATGGCTGCGAATTCGCGGAACGCTTTGCAGGACTGCTCGATACCATATCCATCAGCCTTAACGCCTCGAATGCGGAGCGCTATCTCGCACTCACGCGCTCAAAATTCGGCATCTCCTCCTATGAGGCGATGCTGAATTTCGCCGAGCACTGCAAGCCGTATGTGCCGAATGTCGTGCTTACGGTTGTGGAGAAGGTCGAGAACAATGAGGAGATTGCGCGCTGCCGTAAGATCTGCATCGAGCGCGGGCTGACCCTGCGCGTGCGTACGTATGAGGACAGCTGA
- a CDS encoding TonB family protein: MEQHLSWRKAYIVSAAIHFVIFLLLAVGLAVVVAEKEQQVYEIDLQASDFSQGSGHEGGGSSSENLFPEPLKAEEVAKRVETVQQTIPPVTPTEAVTPIQDAVTVPQAASSSTTSDSSAPPSASTGSSSGSGDGSGSGTGAGAGTGSGDGTGDGRGTGSGSGAGQGSGDGNVSGTGNVPFDKEGFWAAVNANKEYPYMAMKRHLEGTTTIVTTISASGAITSVSVASSSGHGMLDDAAVAAAYAVGSYPNPTGATVSVTTNVNFSIR, translated from the coding sequence ATGGAGCAACATCTCTCATGGAGAAAGGCCTATATCGTCTCTGCCGCCATCCACTTTGTAATTTTTCTTCTGCTCGCTGTCGGCCTTGCCGTAGTGGTTGCCGAAAAGGAGCAGCAAGTCTACGAGATCGATCTTCAAGCCTCTGATTTTAGTCAGGGCAGCGGACACGAGGGCGGCGGGAGTTCTTCCGAAAACCTCTTCCCTGAGCCGCTCAAGGCGGAGGAGGTCGCAAAACGCGTCGAGACGGTGCAGCAAACAATTCCACCCGTGACGCCGACGGAGGCCGTCACACCGATACAAGATGCTGTCACCGTTCCGCAGGCAGCATCCTCGTCCACAACCTCAGATTCCTCCGCTCCGCCCTCTGCGAGCACGGGCTCGTCCTCGGGCAGCGGCGACGGCAGTGGAAGCGGTACAGGTGCAGGTGCAGGAACGGGCAGCGGCGACGGTACGGGTGACGGACGGGGCACAGGTTCCGGCTCTGGTGCGGGTCAAGGCTCGGGCGACGGCAATGTCTCCGGAACGGGCAATGTTCCGTTTGATAAAGAAGGCTTCTGGGCAGCAGTCAATGCAAACAAGGAGTACCCCTACATGGCGATGAAACGTCATCTCGAGGGAACAACGACGATTGTTACGACAATCAGCGCTTCGGGGGCGATTACGAGTGTATCAGTCGCCTCCTCCTCAGGACACGGAATGCTCGATGACGCAGCAGTTGCAGCGGCATACGCTGTTGGCAGTTACCCGAATCCCACCGGCGCAACGGTATCGGTCACAACAAACGTGAATTTCAGTATTCGATAA
- the ispD gene encoding 2-C-methyl-D-erythritol 4-phosphate cytidylyltransferase: MVSVVFPAAGQAHRMQAGLNKVFLTLAGKPMLLRTLLTFSKVPEVGELIVAVGADEVDAVHGLLSRVKGLAPWRVVEGGTERQYSIRNGLALVSEEADIILVHDAARPLIRRETIEELIRVVRAEGAAIVAVPEKNTIKIAAEDGVVVSTPPRRTLWQVQTPQGFRKEILLEANRHADEDGFLGTDDASLVERIGVPVHIVKGEYSNIKVTTPEDMVVAEAILRNDMGAGELMKTAVHEAKRLLGGVVRRRRGDGE; encoded by the coding sequence ATGGTTAGTGTGGTTTTTCCCGCAGCGGGACAGGCACATCGGATGCAGGCGGGGCTGAACAAGGTCTTTTTGACGCTTGCCGGAAAGCCGATGCTTTTGCGGACGCTGCTCACGTTTTCCAAAGTGCCCGAGGTGGGGGAGCTGATCGTTGCCGTCGGTGCAGATGAGGTGGACGCGGTACACGGACTCCTCAGCCGCGTGAAGGGACTCGCTCCGTGGCGTGTGGTCGAGGGCGGCACGGAGCGGCAGTACTCCATACGCAACGGGCTTGCGCTTGTCTCGGAGGAGGCGGACATCATCCTTGTGCACGACGCGGCGCGCCCGCTGATCCGGCGTGAGACGATCGAGGAGCTGATTCGCGTCGTACGTGCGGAGGGGGCGGCAATTGTCGCTGTGCCGGAGAAGAACACGATCAAGATTGCCGCAGAGGACGGCGTGGTTGTCTCGACACCGCCGCGCCGTACGCTTTGGCAGGTGCAGACGCCGCAGGGCTTTCGCAAGGAAATTCTGCTTGAGGCGAATCGGCACGCCGATGAGGATGGCTTTCTTGGGACGGATGATGCGAGCCTTGTGGAGCGTATCGGTGTTCCCGTACACATTGTCAAGGGAGAGTACAGCAATATCAAGGTGACAACGCCCGAGGACATGGTGGTTGCGGAGGCGATCCTGCGCAACGACATGGGGGCGGGCGAGCTGATGAAAACCGCCGTGCATGAGGCAAAGCGACTCCTTGGCGGCGTGGTGCGTCGGCGCAGGGGGGATGGAGAATGA
- a CDS encoding ExbD/TolR family protein: protein MNFNNHRMKKKPEFMIIPMIDIIFFLLVFFMMNSLQTVAQKALAVQLPQAQSATAPAQLPIIMTIDEQGHITIDNNPVSITESAAIMKRHMEENPNAAVVLQADKRTAHGQVVAVMDMLKGAGVKKLSIAAEQKG, encoded by the coding sequence ATGAATTTTAACAATCACCGCATGAAGAAAAAGCCGGAATTCATGATTATCCCGATGATCGACATCATCTTCTTCCTGCTTGTTTTCTTCATGATGAACAGTCTCCAGACGGTTGCGCAGAAGGCACTCGCTGTCCAGCTGCCGCAGGCGCAGAGTGCGACCGCTCCGGCACAGCTCCCGATTATCATGACGATCGACGAGCAGGGGCATATCACGATTGACAACAATCCCGTGAGCATCACGGAGTCGGCGGCAATCATGAAGCGCCACATGGAGGAGAACCCGAATGCAGCGGTCGTCCTGCAGGCGGACAAGCGCACGGCACACGGGCAGGTGGTTGCCGTGATGGATATGCTCAAAGGAGCGGGGGTAAAAAAGCTCTCGATAGCTGCAGAACAGAAGGGATAG
- the pheT gene encoding phenylalanine--tRNA ligase subunit beta has protein sequence MQVSIKWLKDYVDIDETAEQIADRLTMAGVPVEHIVRADEGLEKVITGRIEKITPHPDSDHLLVCQLNIGREELLQIVTGAANVREGHVVPVALVGSVLPGGKKISKGKLRGISSNGMMCSAGELAMDIEGLPDEQVNGIYILPDDTPVGIPAAQALGLDDVVLEFELTANRADCFSVVGIAREIAALTGKELRFPTIEVKETAPENAAELVHIGIAAEELCRRFSARVLRDVKIAPAPAWMADRLRGAGIRSINNVVDVTNFVMLELGQPLHAYDYDAVAGHSLTARRAHAGENLHTLDDSSRTAVGDELVIADSEKPAGLAGIMGGLESEITEGTRSVILEAASFHGPTIRRTARRIGLHSESSGRFERGVDETETVRAVTRAAQLLVEMGACTAAKGVIDVYPTHRVPTVIEFSARDVRERIGANIPGDWMVSALRSLGFLVEEKELEVYRTVVPSWRGDVTMMEDISEEVARLYGYDNIAARLPKGAVQQGRMSERQDFIELMRGTLAALGMTEELSFSFTSEKTLDKLGVPADSELRQAIPIMNPLTDEYPLIRTTLLTSVLENASRNVARKNMDLRLFDIAPVFFPKALPITELADEKLMVAGLITGRRNPIAWDTDNAMVDFYDLKGIVERFLTAIGVSKYTVERGEHFAMHPGKTALFKKGRDVIAILGEIHPSVAANFDIPQSVCVFEMEVDTLLRYRKKRSAIAALPKYPASTRDLAVLVDAGLTTAEIERVIAKKGGKFFRGATLFDVYTGKQVESGKKSMAFHLHFQSDDKTLTDEEVDAAFADILAAAQSQLHAQLRA, from the coding sequence ATGCAGGTTTCTATCAAATGGCTGAAAGACTATGTAGATATTGACGAGACGGCAGAACAAATTGCAGACCGCCTCACGATGGCGGGTGTTCCCGTGGAGCACATCGTCCGCGCGGACGAGGGCTTGGAGAAGGTTATCACGGGGCGCATTGAGAAGATTACACCACATCCGGACTCCGATCACCTGCTCGTCTGCCAGCTGAATATCGGCAGGGAGGAGCTGCTCCAGATTGTGACGGGCGCAGCCAATGTACGCGAGGGGCATGTGGTTCCTGTTGCTCTGGTCGGGTCCGTCCTGCCGGGCGGCAAGAAGATCTCAAAGGGAAAGCTGCGCGGCATCTCCTCGAACGGCATGATGTGCTCGGCAGGGGAGCTTGCGATGGACATTGAGGGACTGCCCGATGAGCAGGTGAACGGCATCTACATTCTGCCGGATGATACGCCCGTCGGGATTCCCGCCGCTCAGGCACTGGGACTTGATGATGTTGTGCTCGAGTTTGAGCTGACGGCGAACCGTGCGGACTGTTTCAGTGTTGTCGGCATTGCACGCGAGATTGCGGCGCTGACGGGAAAGGAACTGCGCTTCCCGACGATTGAGGTGAAGGAAACAGCACCGGAGAACGCTGCCGAACTCGTCCATATCGGTATTGCGGCAGAGGAACTATGCCGCCGTTTTTCCGCACGTGTACTGCGCGATGTAAAGATTGCACCTGCGCCCGCGTGGATGGCAGATCGTCTGCGTGGGGCGGGGATTCGTTCCATCAACAATGTGGTCGATGTGACGAACTTCGTCATGCTCGAACTCGGACAGCCGCTCCACGCATACGACTATGACGCCGTTGCAGGGCATAGTCTCACCGCACGTCGTGCACATGCGGGTGAGAACCTGCACACACTGGATGATTCGAGCCGTACTGCTGTTGGGGATGAGCTTGTCATTGCCGACAGCGAGAAACCCGCGGGGCTCGCGGGCATTATGGGCGGCCTCGAGTCTGAGATCACAGAGGGGACGCGCTCGGTCATCCTTGAGGCGGCATCCTTCCACGGCCCGACGATTCGCCGTACAGCGCGCCGCATCGGTCTGCACTCCGAGTCCTCGGGCAGGTTTGAGCGCGGTGTGGACGAGACGGAGACCGTACGCGCGGTGACACGCGCAGCGCAGCTGCTTGTGGAAATGGGAGCGTGTACAGCAGCAAAGGGCGTGATCGACGTCTATCCGACCCATCGGGTGCCAACCGTCATTGAGTTCAGTGCGCGTGATGTTCGGGAGCGTATCGGTGCCAATATTCCCGGTGACTGGATGGTGTCTGCGCTCCGCTCACTCGGCTTCCTTGTCGAGGAGAAGGAACTCGAGGTCTACCGCACCGTCGTGCCCTCGTGGCGCGGTGATGTGACCATGATGGAGGACATCTCCGAGGAGGTCGCGCGCCTCTACGGCTATGACAACATCGCTGCGCGACTCCCGAAGGGTGCCGTACAGCAGGGCAGGATGAGTGAACGGCAGGACTTCATCGAGCTCATGCGCGGGACACTCGCCGCACTCGGCATGACAGAGGAACTTTCGTTCAGCTTTACAAGTGAAAAAACACTGGATAAACTCGGTGTTCCTGCGGACAGTGAACTTCGTCAGGCGATTCCCATCATGAATCCGCTCACGGACGAGTATCCGCTCATCCGTACAACCCTCCTCACGAGCGTGCTTGAGAATGCGTCGCGCAATGTCGCACGCAAGAACATGGATCTGCGGCTCTTCGATATCGCGCCCGTATTCTTCCCGAAGGCACTGCCCATCACGGAACTTGCCGACGAGAAGCTCATGGTCGCGGGACTCATCACGGGGCGGCGCAATCCAATCGCGTGGGATACGGACAATGCGATGGTGGATTTCTATGATCTGAAGGGGATTGTGGAACGCTTCCTCACGGCGATCGGTGTAAGCAAATATACTGTAGAGCGTGGTGAACACTTCGCCATGCACCCAGGCAAGACGGCACTGTTCAAAAAGGGCCGTGACGTGATTGCGATCCTTGGCGAGATTCATCCGAGCGTTGCCGCGAATTTCGACATCCCACAGAGCGTCTGCGTCTTTGAGATGGAGGTTGACACACTCCTGCGCTACCGCAAGAAGCGCAGTGCGATTGCGGCGCTGCCGAAGTATCCGGCATCAACGAGAGATCTTGCTGTTCTCGTGGACGCAGGACTTACTACGGCGGAGATTGAGCGCGTCATCGCGAAGAAGGGCGGCAAGTTCTTCCGTGGTGCGACCCTCTTCGATGTGTATACAGGAAAGCAGGTCGAAAGCGGAAAGAAGAGCATGGCATTCCACTTACATTTTCAATCCGACGACAAGACCTTGACGGATGAGGAAGTGGATGCGGCGTTTGCCGATATTCTCGCGGCAGCGCAGAGTCAACTCCACGCGCAGCTGCGTGCATAA
- a CDS encoding pyridoxamine kinase, protein MARQKRIALINDITGFGRCSVTVQLPLISALRVQACPLPTAILSVHTGFPHHYLDDYTERMRPYMENWAANKLDFDAILTGFLGSERQIEVVLECIARFKGRDTRVIVDPVMGDNGSLYSSYTPELCGKMRQLLPYADLVTPNLTEACQLLGISYPRGGLVTADELAQMAAEIAAMGPRTVIITGLHAGENVRTYLYADGDGRSFDNPKVGRDRSGAGDAFAAIVAAALVRGIPIEEGAQRAADFIGHCLAYAEELDLPWNYGLPFEEFMGELTVL, encoded by the coding sequence ATGGCGCGGCAGAAACGAATCGCCCTCATCAACGACATCACGGGATTCGGGCGTTGTTCAGTGACCGTGCAGCTGCCGCTGATATCTGCGCTGCGCGTGCAGGCGTGCCCGCTTCCGACAGCGATCCTCTCGGTGCATACGGGGTTTCCGCATCACTATCTCGACGACTATACGGAGCGCATGCGTCCCTATATGGAGAACTGGGCGGCGAATAAGCTCGATTTTGACGCGATCCTGACGGGATTTCTCGGCTCGGAGCGACAGATCGAAGTCGTATTGGAGTGTATTGCACGCTTTAAGGGGCGTGATACACGCGTCATTGTCGATCCTGTGATGGGGGACAACGGCAGCCTTTACTCCTCCTATACGCCGGAGCTCTGCGGCAAGATGCGGCAGCTGCTTCCGTATGCGGACCTGGTAACGCCAAACCTTACAGAGGCGTGTCAGCTGCTCGGCATTTCATACCCGAGGGGCGGACTTGTAACGGCGGATGAGCTCGCGCAGATGGCGGCAGAAATTGCGGCAATGGGACCGCGAACAGTCATTATCACAGGGCTTCATGCGGGTGAGAATGTGCGTACCTATCTCTATGCGGATGGAGACGGGCGTTCGTTCGACAACCCGAAGGTCGGGCGCGACCGTTCCGGGGCCGGCGATGCGTTTGCTGCGATTGTGGCAGCGGCGCTGGTGCGGGGGATCCCCATCGAGGAGGGAGCGCAGCGCGCGGCGGACTTTATCGGGCACTGCCTTGCATATGCCGAGGAACTGGATCTGCCGTGGAACTACGGTCTCCCGTTCGAGGAGTTTATGGGCGAGCTGACGGTGTTGTAG
- the pheS gene encoding phenylalanine--tRNA ligase subunit alpha, producing the protein MDEKIRELTERARAAIADTAESLSELNAVRVKFFGKKGEMTALLRTMSALAQEERPRIGKIVNEARAEIEELLAAKSEELAQRELAAKIAAEQIDVTLPGRTAPVGHLHPLTITLNRIQKIFLQMGFTIEEGPEIESDYFNFEALNLPKDHPARDMQDSFYITEDILLRSQTSPVQARTMQKNEPNAPIRMIAPGRVYRRDSYDATHSPMFTQVEGLVIDKGISFADLKGTLELCLHQLFDADAKVRFRPSFFPFTEPSTEVDISCSACHGAGCRVCKGTGWLEILGAGMVHPNVLRMSGYDPTQVSGFAFGMGVERIAMLAYGVDDLRLFYDNDVRFLQQF; encoded by the coding sequence ATGGACGAGAAGATCAGAGAACTCACAGAACGAGCCCGCGCTGCGATTGCGGATACGGCAGAGAGCCTCAGCGAACTCAACGCTGTTCGTGTAAAATTTTTCGGAAAAAAGGGAGAGATGACGGCCCTCCTGCGGACGATGAGCGCACTCGCACAGGAAGAGCGTCCGCGCATCGGCAAGATTGTCAACGAGGCACGTGCCGAGATCGAGGAGCTGCTCGCAGCGAAGTCCGAGGAACTGGCACAGCGGGAACTTGCGGCAAAGATTGCCGCCGAGCAGATCGACGTGACACTGCCGGGGCGCACAGCACCTGTGGGGCATCTGCATCCGCTTACGATCACGCTGAATCGCATTCAGAAGATCTTCCTGCAGATGGGCTTCACAATCGAGGAAGGTCCTGAGATCGAGAGCGACTATTTCAACTTCGAGGCACTGAATCTGCCGAAGGATCATCCCGCGCGCGACATGCAGGACTCGTTTTATATCACGGAGGACATCCTCCTGCGCTCCCAGACCTCACCCGTACAGGCGCGCACGATGCAGAAGAACGAGCCGAACGCGCCGATCCGCATGATCGCGCCCGGCCGCGTCTATCGCCGCGACTCCTACGATGCGACGCACTCGCCGATGTTCACGCAGGTCGAGGGGCTTGTGATCGACAAGGGGATCTCCTTTGCCGATCTGAAGGGCACGCTCGAGCTCTGCCTGCATCAGCTCTTCGATGCGGATGCAAAAGTTCGGTTCCGTCCGAGCTTCTTCCCGTTCACAGAGCCGTCAACCGAGGTCGATATCTCCTGCTCCGCCTGTCACGGTGCGGGCTGCCGTGTGTGCAAGGGGACGGGTTGGCTCGAGATTCTCGGCGCGGGCATGGTGCACCCGAACGTTCTGCGCATGAGCGGCTACGATCCAACGCAGGTGTCGGGGTTTGCCTTTGGCATGGGCGTTGAGCGTATTGCCATGCTCGCCTATGGCGTAGATGATCTGCGCCTGTTCTATGACAATGACGTACGGTTCTTACAGCAATTCTAA